CGCAGTCTGCTCTTCCGCCATCCCTGGCTGCAGCTGAATCTGGCGACCGCGTTCATTGCGGCGTTCGTCGTCGGCATTTTCGAGAATACGCTCGAGAAGATTGTGTTGCTCGCGGTTTTCCTCCCCGTGCTCGCAGGTCAGTCCGGCAACACCGGCTGCCAGGCCCTCGCGGTGACCCTGCGTGGCATGACGCTCGGGGAATTCAAGTCCGGCAGTTTTTGGAAAGCCCTCACGAAGGAGGCCATCCTCGGCGTTTGCAATGGCGCGCTCGTCGGCATCACGGCCGGTCTCGGCATGTTCTGCTACGCGTGGAGCCAGAAGAATCCGCAGGCGATCGGCCTCGCGGTGGTGACATGGTCGGCCATGGTGCTGGCCTGCGCGATCAGCGGGATCTCGGGTGTCGTCGTGCCCACCGTGATGAAGAAACTCGGCGCGGATCCCGCGACGGCTTCCAGCATCTTTCTTACGACCGCGACCGATGTCGTGAGCATGGGCGCCTTCCTCGGCCTCGCGACGATCTTTTTGCTCT
Above is a genomic segment from Chthoniobacterales bacterium containing:
- a CDS encoding magnesium transporter is translated as MSESDPVDSKYPEESIGRLMERPIAVFRPEQTVCEATEELREIVKKAFITYGWVVDPAGKLIGVITMRDLLFSEGTVRLDAIMLRTIFALKATQPLLEAMKATLDRHYPVYPVVDDAGILVGLVRGETMFKQQAVELSAQAGSMVGVTKEERLVTPWPRSLLFRHPWLQLNLATAFIAAFVVGIFENTLEKIVLLAVFLPVLAGQSGNTGCQALAVTLRGMTLGEFKSGSFWKALTKEAILGVCNGALVGITAGLGMFCYAWSQKNPQAIGLAVVTWSAMVLACAISGISGVVVPTVMKKLGADPATASSIFLTTATDVVSMGAFLGLATIFLL